cGGCTGTGTTGTTGGTGCGTTAGGATGTAAGGAAATGTTAGTGTAAGTTGtggtttttttcaatgctgTTATAGAATCTTTGGTTATTATTTTGATGTCATTATTTAATTTTGAGTTTGTGGATGCAGATTTTGAGGttgtatttgaaaaatctggTAGTTTGCTATTAGTTTCCATATGTATGGAGTTATTATTGCCGGTCATCTTCGAGCGGggttcatctttttttagaaCAATACCATCAGAAATGTGCTTATTTTCCTTTGCTATTTCTGCTGCAGTTGTTGTAGCGGCAGTTTTGCTATTACCGTTTGTTTGCTTTACTCCTAGCTTTCTATCAACCATTAGTCTACTTAGTGATTTCATGTTCTTACTCATGACACTTGCTCTTGTTGGACCCAAACCGTTACCAAAAGAGGTTGCTACATCATTGGATTGATGCGCACCACTTGCTTTTATTTCAAATGCTTGGCGTGATTTTGCTTTTAATGTGCATAAATCATCCGGTACTTCTTCAGTCTCCTGCCTTGTAAAAGTTGCTAGGATTGGATGGCTTAGTTTTGGAGCAGCAGGCAAAACATTCTGTGATGTATAGTTTTTTGATTGTTCCACTATGGGCTGTTtgtttccttcttcttcttgcaGCAAATGTTTTCTGGTTTCAACCTCTTTTAAAGAGAtagtattcttttcatcagtTTGGctgtcattttcattttgaattGATTGTATAGCGTCATCATGTGACTTTTTTAATTCATTCTTCTCGAAAgtttttgccttttcttgcatccattttttgaagctCTTGGTGGAATCGTTGCATGTATGAGGAATAAAtattaaatttttggtTTGGTCATCACCTGATGACGTGGTCATGAAGGTATCGGCATGATATTGAAACAAGGCACGAAGTTGTAAtgcatattttttgtttgccTTATCTCTGGAATATCTCTTTACCACGCGCTTATAAGAACTTTCATCATAGTTTCTGTCGCCTATAAAGGGGCACCTGCCAAAAGAACCCAGTTTTAATATTGGGTATGGTAACTCTTCCAAGTTCGTCAACTCTTGAGGTTTCCACTCTAAAGTTATTATGGGGGCCCAGGTTTGCCAAAGATCGTAAAGATATACATGAGGATATTTGAAGTAGTGGATATCATCTCTCTTGGTTCTGGGGTCCCTATCTGTTGGTccatatattttttcattgtgtAAAAGATTGGACAGAGTAGGTGTAGCTAAAGAAGCAGATTTAGTCTTACTCAGGTGATCCAAATCAACAtcaagatttttcaaaaacctGGCTGCCTTTTCGTAGCTCCAAACTTTCATGTAGTTTTTTTTAGCCCTAGATAAAATGTCTGTATCTTTTAgtaaatatatattctCAACTGATCTTCTTGTAATGACTATTGTAACAGTAGTGTCGAAAAATTGAGTGATTTGTGCACCTAGTGTAAGAAATcctcttttcaataaatctCTCCGTTTGTCCATCCTGGACTTGTTGTATGTATTCATCTCTACGTCATCGGTAATGTCGAAGTAAATGCGAGAATCTCTtttcatgatttttttccaattcgTTTGCCATTCCAGTAATTCTTTAGGTGTAACCCTTGGTTCGACATTCTTCAAACCAGTGACCTTGCTCACTTGAACGGCACCTTCAATGGATCTAGCCCTTTCTAGTTtggcttttttcttttcatgcaaatgttgttgttgttggagCTCGAGGCGCTCAAGGGATCTTTTCTTCGGGAAGGATTCCGTAGCGTTGTTATTGTTACAATTATTATCGTTAGAGAATATATCCAAATGGCCCACTGTCGTAGTTGATACAGCAATCCCATTTTTATGTTTCAAGTTAGTGTCTGTTTCCTTCAGCGGAGAccttattatcattttcgttGGAGataccattttctttctctctGTTCTAAATATGAATCAAAAGAGGAATTTTGAAACGCCCTTCAGactcaaaatttgaaatgtGAAGATAATTAGCCCCGTAAGCAAATACAGATCGCGAGGAATCTATACTTGGTTAGATATAGGTTATACAGCTTAATTTATATTTCCCCTAGCCTGAGTTACTGCTATTATTATCgttatttcttttactttttttcgttttcgcAAAGATCGATTGGGACGCGTTtgcgaaaaaaaatgcctGTTTACTTTATTGCGGgtaaaatacaaaaagaaaattaggCGTTAGTCAAGAACCGTCAAGAGAATAAAGGTATTAAGGTAACGAAGAGTTAGATGCAAAGAGATATAGATATAAACATATATGTACATATATGCAAATATATATTCGAAAAGTACAATAACTTAGGGACTATTAAAGGGGCGAATTCggtagtttttttttgttttttttttgtttttttttggttcgTTAAAACTTTCTTAATATACACGCTTGTGATTATAAGGTAGTGTAAAATAATGCAATTATacactcttttctttcatatcTCCTGCAGTGTAAAGCGAGAGATAATATGTGGTAATCGATTAACTCCTCCtctaaattttctttttggatGTTTAGTTAGTTTCCACTTCCCGTGATAATCTTAGCATACCACGGGCAAAACTATAGTATGTGCTTGATGGCGAACGTATTTCGTATGTATAAGATGATTCATGACTTtggatttgaatttgaatatGTTTTGTTAAATTTCGTCTTGTTTaccttctttcttgttttatattttcttaGAAACTCTTTCTACGTCTTCTACGTCTTCGCTTTCGTCTTCAGCTTTGTGGGGTTGTTTCCTATCCATGACGCTGTCGTTATCTATActatcgtcatcatcatcgtcatcatcttcaaactCGATTctttcatcatcgtcatcgttGTCGTTGTAGTTATAAacgtcatcgtcatcaaaCGGGATATGATTGTttccatcatcatcatcgtaGTCATCGTCTTGTAAGATGGCGGATCCGTTTTCATCGTCGTCCAAATCACTGTCATACCAAAAATTATCCGCCATATCTTTATTGGACTCTGGTTCATCTAATTTACTTTGAGAAATGTACGCTGATTCAGAGGTGGGCATAATAAAACCTTTAGGGATATCTTGCTTTGATCTCTCCACCTCCATTTTGACTCTTTGCTTGTATTGTTCAGGGTTTTTTCTATAATCGACAGCGGCATCTACGTTCGCTGGTGAGTTGATATTGGGGTCTTCCAATAAAGATACTATAGAAATCAAAACACTTTCTACGGTCTGCACGGGAGACCACGTTTCAGCATCAGGCTCGTCGGTCATAGGATCCCCACTCTGATGTAAAATAGAAATACAAAGCCTGCCGTCCCTGTAAACGTTTGGATGGTAAATGGCTGGCGTAAAACGAAACTGTGGTGGAGAAAAGGGGAAGTCTTCCGGAAATCTCATTTGAGCTTTGAAAAACCCGCCATGGTAAATAGAGTCCTCATTTAGTACCATAACACCTATATTCCAAGTAAAGATGTTTGAATCATCTTCTAGTTCTATATGAAACGAAGGAATAGCTTTCTTGGGGTCGGTGAGTTCTCTGTATTGCCGTAACAGTAAACTAGAAGCGGTGCTTTTGCGACTACTCATATTACGTtgtattgttcttttttttccttgtttgGTATACTAACAATTATTCAGTCGCTATAGGCCCTAGGCAGTGAAGGAATAGAGATATCAGTGCCAGAGTATAAGATTCTATTATTCcacaaaaataataaacgCAAAAACTCCTATTCGTTTGTGATAATATGCTTTTACTATTCTCTCTTACTTTAAGTTTCTACTCTTGTTCTTTACagattcaagaaaaaccaaagaaaaaccaaagaaaaagaatcgAATTTTTCTCAGGATGAAAgtgtaaagaaaaaaaaagaggagaTAGGAAATCCGAAGAACCCCAAGGGACGGACAAATACAAGGCGATATCGCACGTGGTTAGCCTTCTAAGGAAAGTGTCATAACGGAATATATACCATTACTAAGTGCTTTACCTAAAAACGTAGCAAGGATAAAAGTGAAGTACAGTATTTGCTGTTCCACACTACATGGCATACTGCTATCATAAACTTGCTATTGCCACATCAAATCCTCTTGAGAGTGATCGCATTAGTAATTGTCcgcttttctttttccttccGCGAATGACCCATAgacaaggaaaaaaatcgaCAAAAAAAGGGTGGACGGAATCCCATTATCCGAAAGCCGGGTTATAATTCACGAGATGTTCACGTGACAGCTGGGCggctatttttttattctttttgagtCGTTTAAACAGCACTATTTCTACCCGCCAActcatttttgttttctctttacGGCAAAGGCTTTGGCTTAAGGACCGCATTTCCGTATCCTTGAGGGaaaaaaaccaagaaaCCCAAAAAAAGACCACAAAGTTGAGATGTCTTAATTAGTAGAGGGTTTTTTGTGGTGATGATAATACTATTCTCTAAAAATAGCATAGGTACACTGCCCTGATTCGGACTTTGTCAGAGCCTATTACTACAAAGGGTCATATTCGATGATTGGGCTGGGTTTTCATAGGATTAATTCTAATTATTATCATTCAACCGCTCATGACTCCTTAGGAACGACATATATACAGTCCATGCATAAACATATAAATAGTAGACTTATTCTTGCTATTCATCAACTGGTGAGCTTAAAAGGAGTGTATTTTCGTATTGTACTACCGCTCTACAGTACActaaaccaagaaaaaaagaaggatagTTCGTTATAAATCAGATCATGCAACTACGTTCACTTATCGTTTCATCTGCCTTCCTAGTGACATCAGCTCTAGGTGCTACCTCGTCCTCTTCTAGTATACCCTCTTCCTGTACCATAAGCTCACATGCCACAGCTACGGCACAGAGCGACTTGGATAAATATAGCCGCTGCGAGACGTTAGTGGGGAACCTAACTGTTGGTGGTGGTTTGAAGACTGGTGCTTTGGCTAAcgttaaagaaattaagGGATCTTTAACCGTATTCAATGCTACAAACTTAACTTCTTTCGCTGCTGATTCCCTTGAATCTATCAcagattctttgaatttacAGAGTTTAACCATTTTGACATCCGCTTCATTCGGATCTTTACAAAGTGTTGATAGTATAAATCTAATCACTTTACCCGCAATCTCTACTTTCACATCTAACATAAAATCTGCTAATAACATTTATATTTCTGACACTTCGCTACAGTCCGTGGATGGTTTTTctgttttgaagaaagtaaaCGTTTTCAACgtcaataataataaacgATTAACATCGATCAAGTCCCCCGTTGAGACGGTCACCGACTCTTTACAGTTCTCATTCAATGGTAATCAGACCAAAATCACCTTTGATGACTTGATTTGGGCAAACAATATTAGTTTAACGGACGTTCATTCTGTATCCTTTGCTAGCTTGCGAAAGATCAACTCCTCACTGGGTTTCATCAACAACTCCATCTCTAGTTTGAACTTTACTAAGCTAAACTCAATCGGCCAGACCTTTAGTATTGTTTCCAAtgattatttgaaaaacttgtCCTTCTCCAACTTGTCAACCATAGGAGGTGCTCTTGTCATCGCTAATAATACTggtttacaaaaaattggtgGCCTCGACAACCTAACAACCATTGGCGGTACTTTAGAAGTGGTTGGCAATTTTACGGCCTTGAATCTAGACTCCTTGAAGTCTGTTAAGGGAGGTGCTGATGTCGAATCAAAGTCAAATAACTTTTCCTGTAACGCTTTGAAAGCCTTACAAAAGAAGGGCGGTATTAAAGGCGAATCTTTTGTTTGCAAGAACGGTGCATCATCCACATCCGTTAAACTGTCATCAACCTCCAAACCACAATCAAGCCAAAGTACTTCTAAGCCTTCCAAGTCATCTACTAAGATTGAGGGGAAAAAATTCACTTCTGGTGAGATCAAGGCTGCTGCGTCTGTGTCCAGTTCCTCAAGTTCTAGCGCATCCAGTTCCAGCTCCAAGAGTTCAAAAGGCGATGCCGCTATTATGGTCCCTATTGGTCAAGCCACTCCTTTGTTTGGCATTTTGACGGCAATCATCATGTCCCTAATATAATGGAGCTAAGAAGACGACTCCTTATGTTTTTTAGTCAATCTCTTACTTTGGATAACTACTAGCACAAGCCATTTACGACAAATGCGTCTTACTAAAAACATCTATATAACTATTTTATGTATTCAGATATTTTCAGgaaggaaataaaaataacgaCACTTTAGAAGTAGAACATATTACAATGTTCTTATTTAATCAGCTTTTTGGCCAGATCCGGTATCTTGTTGCTTCTTTATCGAGCCTGCAACAAGATTATATATCAGTAAACCAACAAGCAacattttccaattcttctGGAACCAAGAGAGCTCCTTGGtctcttcatcttcttcgaaTTGTGCTGTACTTCCATCCTTATTCTTACTAGCTTTTTTATCAGCATAAGTCttggttcttttctttaatttagCCACTGGTGCACTTGGACCCACTACTGGGTACCTTGCAGTAGCAACAATAGCGTTGTTAGTCTCATTATAGGAGAGTAACACTTGTTTAAcctcattatcatcattcaAATCCACAATTAAGTCGAATCTTAATGGTGTTTCTAGCTTCATGTAGCTGAAACATGGCATATCTAGTTTACCTTCAATTTGAGCATTCAAGCAGTAATGTCCAGAGACTTGAACGTTTGGCACGTCAACAGTTGTGACTGATACGTTCCTACCGGGTGTATTGTCAATCTCAAAAGTACCTAAGGGAATAGCGTCCTTCTTATCATCTGTATAACTCAATCGTAAAATATCAGTGCCGAAGACCACGCTGGCCAATGAAATAACACGCAACAGCCGCACCAACATTCTTATTAAAATCAGAAGCCTATGATTCTTGTGGATATGTATTACCTTATTTTTCTGCTGAGAAGTGTCTTTTATAAATTGCGGATTTTTCCTAAATATGTTGCGTTTTTAAGTTACCATACAATTGCCTTAGTTAAGGGCCCACCGCAACATatgcaaaaaaatcagcGGAAATCTCAAGTAAAAATATAGCTTGGTaaaataagaaacaaaCTTCCCTAAACTAATCAAAAAGCTCTTCATATATCACTAGCATCCCTTTTCTTCTCAGTTCTGATGCAAGGTAAAACGATATACATTCTGGGTGCAATTTCTATCCTAGTACCGTTAGTATCATCCCTATTAGCACCAATAGAGGACCCTATAGTATCAAACAAATATCTTATAACGTACATTGATGAGGATACCTGGAGCGATACAATATTGCATAATGAATCTGCTATGAACTCAGGATATATTGTAAACATGGGCGGCAACCTTGAATGTTTTATTCAGAACGCAAGTTCTCAATTGAGCGATGTATTGGAAAATTCCAATGAGTATAACAATAGTGAAAAGGCTGCGTTGTTGACCAATACTCTGAATCAAGGCGTTAGAGCTATTTTCGATaaattaaatgaaaaatgcaTTTTCTACCAAGCTGGATTTTGGATTTACGAGTACTGTCCTGGTATAGAATTTGTACAATTTCATGGCAGAGTAAACGTACAAACTGGCGAAATCGTCAATCGAGATGAATCTTTAGTTTACCGGTTGGGAAAGCCAAAGCCAAACTTAGACGAGAGGGAATTTGAATTGCTTTATGATGATGTAGGATATTATATTAGCGAAATTATAGGCTCTGGTGATACTTGTGATGTGACAGGTGCTGAAAGAATGGTTGAGATACAATATGTCTGTGGTGGCTCAAACTCTGGACCAGCAACGATTCAATGGGTGAGGGAAACAAAAATCTGTGTCTACGAAGCCCAAGTTACCATACCTGAATTGTGCAATTTAGAACTGTTAgctaaaaatgaagatcAAAAGAACGCTTCGCCTATCTTTTGCAGGATGCCTGGCAAATCAAGTATAGATACTAACTCTTTAGATTTGATCACTGAGTTTGAACCAATATTTTTAGGTTCTGGAATATACTTTTTAAGACCTTCTAACGCTGATCAAAGGGTTAAATTAATGGTTACTGATAATGTGATGTCAAACTGGGATGTGATTATCGACACACATTATCAGAAATTTGGTAATGCTATTAACAAAATGCTAAGCTTGAAATTGGTATCGCTACCTGATGGTCATATTCTTCAACCTGGCGATTCTTGTATTTGGCAGGCGGAGGTGGTAGACATTAAAGATCAATTTCAAACCATTTTATCATTAAACATACTTGATTCGCAAAGAGCAGAAATATCTTTCAACAAATCGTTATcatttaatgaaaataGTGGGAACTTTATATCATACAAAATCGGGGACCCTAGCGAGTCGACTGAACTCAGCCAAATCACCCGCTTAAATAAAGCAGAGAAAAACATCGAAACAATTCAgtcagaagaagaattaatAAGTCCCGATAATGAGTTGTTCTTGAGGCTTTCTAGGGAAATAACTGAAGTAAAAGAACTATTAAATGAAATTGTAGGTCCACGTGAAATGGAAGTGATATTTGAAAGCATAAGAAACCAGCCAAATAACGATTTTGAACTGGCACTGTTAAACGGGTTGAAACATTCGCTAGCTGCCGgaattaatgaaaacaatgttGAGCAGGTACAGGcaaatattgatgataataagaACACTCAAGGTAATAAGGATGTCACTGAACTCCCTAACCGAACTGGGGAAAAAGCCAGTGAcagcaagaagaaagaaagtaCAACTAACTCAAGTAAGGAAATCGCAAAAGATGGCTCAGGTACAACAGAAATTGTTGAatcagaagaaacaaatgtCAACGCCGATGTTTTTATTGATCACGATGAACTTTGAGAGGGTCAAATATAATCTTTTAGTTActatttgttcttttaattttgcTTCTAACTTAGTAGATAGTTGATAAAGTAATGATATTTCTATTAACTCCGTATCAATAAATATATGCATAAACTTAAAAAAAGGTACATTACATAAAGTTGCTGTGAATGGAATCGCATTTAGAATCCTTTTTTTGCCAAATCATCCGTCactttcaaataaaaattcaagatatCAACCTTTTCTCCAATGGTGCTagtatgaaaaaatttactCCAATCATCCTGCAACTTATTCTTCCAATTGATAACATCCAGGTGATCCATATCTTTTAAAGTTCCTCTGTATTCGCCCCATTTACTACTATCGATGGTTACCAAACCGTCATTGGGCCGACCTTTAGATCTCTCATAAACGATTTTCCACGGTGTGCAAAAGACGTTGTACCACTTGGGTACAAAGGAGCAACCATAAGAAAAATAGGAAACTTTCGGACTGTTTGGCGTTACtaaattgaagtatttCATATAAGTCGTGGTAAGTTGGTAAAAACATATCGGTAGTATCTTTTGACTCACTCTCAGGGCGTTtagattttcaaaaagatctACTACATAATCTGCCATCTCTGAACCCCTGTGTGGAGTCGAAATTGTGGTTAGGCTCAATACGTCATAGTTCCTGTTTTTGATATTAGAAATTAGATATCGGCAGTCTAGTCCACCCATCGAATGTGCGATCAGATTCAACGAATGTCGCTTATCCTTTGActcaattttctttacttcTTTCTGTAATTGAGCATCTAAGGCAATTGCCCTTTCTTCAATACTACCAAAACCTGGTACCTTGGTAGTAATTACAGTACATCCCTTAGATTGGAGAAACTTTTTGACACCAATCCAATATTCAATCTCTATCAAATTGGGGTACTTTGAATTGCTatcatcttcgtcatcttGCATGAAATTTTCTGTCATATTATGAAGTATTGAATTAGAAATTAAGTTCGTTAGATGGAATACAGAAGGGATCAGAATTAGTTTGTCAAACCCTGATAGACCATGACAAAATACAATAGGGTTTTTTGGGGGTTTGTATGAATCAGGAACCTTTACAGAatctattattatttctttagattttccattattcttcattttttattcctATTCAATACAAGCACAACTTCCTACCCTTGATACAACACACTCCACACTCTTTATCCTTTCTAActtatatttctttcaaatggCTGTATGTGAGGGTTAACCATTATTTCTATaagaaattattgaaaagagaaaaaatattaatcTTGAAAACAGGTAATGATCTAATGTGCCAGAAGaaatatcaacaaaaagtaGCTCGCGTGGCGTAATGGCAACGCGTCTGACTTCTAATCAGAAGATTATGGGTTCGACCCCCATCGTGAGTGCTTTGTTTCCAATATCCGTGATAGTTTAATGGTCAGAATGGGCGCTTGTCGCGTGCCAGATCGGGGTTCAATTCCCCGTCGCGGAGTTTTTTTGCTCTCTTTGAAATCTTGGGTATAATACATGTATATCAAGTACTGGGAAGGCGATAGTCGCCGAAGGGGATATAAGGTAGCGATCGGTCAAAGCCCGTATTGAAATATGTATGAATATTTGCATATGTAAAGGACTTAAAATATACTGGTGTTTGTTAAGGAGAACAAATTTCCAAGATCGATCCATTAAAACAGAATAATCAAACAGCATATTTTTTAGTCCATTCCTTAGCGGTGGCTTCGTACTTAGCTTTATCTGTCTTGTATATTTGTGCAATTTCTGGAACTAAAGGATCGTCTGGATTAGCGTCTGTTAAAAGAGAGCAAACAGACAAAAGGACCTTTGAAAGCGTTAGCGCCGGTGACCATTGGTCCTTTAAAATATCCAGACAAATATTACCACTCGAATTAATATTTGGATGATAAATCTTAGTCGTAAAATTCACCTTTGGTGGTTTAAAGGGATAATCAGTAGGAAAATGAATagacaaaaagaaaacgcCACCCGCATAGGGAGAGTCTGAGGGACCCATGATAGAGGCTTGCCAGTGATACAAGTCATCTCCTACAGGACCTGCGGAGCACGAAGCTGGAGGATCTCTTGTGAAACGTTGTTTAAAAAACAGCGAAGGTTAgtaatcattttttttcagataataaaacaaataGCTAGTCTTTTCGACATACCTCCCTAAATCACTTAATTCTTTTGCAATACGCTTGGAAGATGACATTATTTAATTCGGAACTTATGAGCTGAAAGACTACTTCCAAGATGAAGGTTAAGGTACTGCCTTGGtgttaaaagaaaaatgccaCTATGATTCATTGAAATCTGGGGTTTGACTAATTTATAGTTTTTGGTCGGCCATCTTTGGGACAAATGCGTAAGCATCGGTAGCCGTTCTATTACCCGCCGCCAGTGGCAATGGCGGGGACGGTACCTTAACAATAATAGCAAAGTTACTAAGTGCAAATATGGAAGTTTAGATTGTTCTATTACTATTAATCCAACTTGGATAACAACTCAACAACTAATTTTCTACTTGTTAGAGGAATAACTACCCGAGCAAGTAAACAAATATACTGCTTATCAGGAAAACAATAAACATAAACTAGTCAACATTTCAAGCGGGTTCTATATAAGGAAAACAAGGAATGCCTCTAAACCGCTCCAATATTAGGCATTCTCTATATTCTATTCCGATTATTTGCTGAAGGTAGCCGATATACAAGAACGTTAACATAGCTTTTGCCGCGAATTGCAACAGATTCTTTTGTCAATTAGTCCCACTTTCCAACAAAGGTTAGAGCTGAAGTGCCATGGGGAGAGGTTTTCCCAAGCAGACTAGTTATGTATCgtctcaaaaaaataaccGCCGAAGGTTTTACCGCGTCCTCTCCTTTTGTTTAGTAGGTTACCCGTTgaacaatgaaaatttttttagcGATGaggtgaaaaattatcagaaatgtaaaagaaatagagtTGTGAACAAGAAAGTATCATATAATTCATATCGTAACCACAATTCAGTAGTCCAATCAACTTTCGTATACAACTAATCGCCTCTGTATTTTCTATTGgtagaataaaaaaaataatggatGAAAACAGGGACAAGAAGCTGGATTTGTCTTCATTAAGAAACaagatttcttcaaaattacaggacaataacaataaaaagacGAAGAAGGACGTGAAAAATAAGAACTTAAAGGTCATTGttgatggaaaaaaaataggtGAAGATATACGCCGTGAAGCGTTAGCATTGGGTGCTAGCGAAGAAGATCTAAAATTAATTCAAGGACTGAgtgacgatgacgatgacgataAGAGCGAACAGGAATTCGATGCCGTTGCTGATGAGGGCGCAAATGATAAAG
The Saccharomyces mikatae IFO 1815 strain IFO1815 genome assembly, chromosome: 4 genome window above contains:
- the UBC5 gene encoding E2 ubiquitin-conjugating protein UBC5 (similar to Saccharomyces cerevisiae UBC4 (YBR082C) and UBC5 (YDR059C); ancestral locus Anc_3.308); the encoded protein is MSSSKRIAKELSDLGRDPPASCSAGPVGDDLYHWQASIMGPSDSPYAGGVFFLSIHFPTDYPFKPPKVNFTTKIYHPNINSSGNICLDILKDQWSPALTLSKVLLSVCSLLTDANPDDPLVPEIAQIYKTDKAKYEATAKEWTKKYAV